A genome region from Populus alba chromosome 5, ASM523922v2, whole genome shotgun sequence includes the following:
- the LOC118051477 gene encoding probable protein S-acyltransferase 17, with protein MALEIHSVVLAPHVAQWLLSSYNTQLLLLVFLVIVSLLLAGFFGYHANLCLTNTTTNETFKWEDYISWQRKLNEARVSAAALKASISGMSSETKRPESKCKSFFRRSPLEDSQVVAKENKYDKGFFHNMFEVLFPLSMRPSFSKTKSKPS; from the exons ATGGCGTTGGAAATTCATTCCGTAGTTTTAGCTCCACATGTTGCACAG TGGCTGCTGAGCTCATACAACACTCAATTACTTCTGCTGGTGTTTCTTGTCATAGTTTCTCTATTGTTGGCTGGATTTTTTGGGTACCATGCCAACCTTTGTCTCACAAACACTACAACAAATGAG ACCTTCAAGTGGGAAGACTACATAAGCTGGCAAAGGAAGCTAAATGAAGCAAGGGTTAGCGCTGCAGCACTTAAAGCAAGCATCAGTGGGATGAGCAGTGAAACAAAGCGTCCAGAGAGCAAATGTAAATCCTTTTTCCGGAGATCGCCCCTCGAAGATTCTCAGGTGGTAGCCAAGGAAAACAAGTATGACAAGGGGTTCTTTCACAACATGTTTGAGGTCCTTTTCCCGCTatcaatgagaccatcattttcgAAAACGAAATCAAAGCCTTCCTGA
- the LOC118051427 gene encoding uncharacterized protein isoform X2 produces the protein MEQEINDIEADLVEASTKSQSTENNNMETENPIEASTKLQSEINNNGDGNLVDALTKGQSSRKRTPKSLRAKSKTIEKPSANNFLKSKEAKSSPKSQGRNRKKNKDIIQGKGERNRNEHGDANNLNSSEKNVSKKERIENGQEIRKNQERFVGSNKGQKNQKSGEKHGVLVDRSLRNQKNKGKLDEREKNGWDEKKKEKLGGMIFMCSAKTKPDCFLYRVMGVTMNKKELILGVKPGLKLFLYDFDLKLMYGIYEASSAGGVKLEPKAFGGSFPFQVRFVVHKDCFPITESAFKKAIKDNYNEKNKFKTELTVRQVLKLSALFRPVIGPVRSPPMVTVQDREVYAGARDLQVHLEREAFARGNHDARRYSMLSDERDGHVEYQQAGSMHRDEFPCDLFMSEKEYRTYGLSGERRKLTPSHHIPSTLDPYQRDQEREHLLRQPDPIYRDTVPLQREAVLAVPLYLNQPYNSSGRRELPPAVTSIPLTSSGSALAALDPYTRDPYYTYHHGASSADAYVPPPRRDELSSGSYYVDGRRETYLYEADPLRRREADQEGRLYSTHASDALSNYNKLLQYHGAKPETAPPSVSSRYSFAGPSVYYR, from the exons ATggaacaagagattaatgataTAGAAGCTGACCTGGTTGAAGCCTCCACAAAATCGCAGTCAACTGAGAATAACAATATGGAAACTGAGAATCCTATTGAAGCATCGACTAAGTTACAATCTGAAATAAACAACAATGGAGATGGAAATCTTGTGGATGCATTAACTAAAGGTCAATCATCCAGAAAAAGAACCCCCAAATCATTGAGGGCCAAATCTAAAACCATAGAGAAACCTTCAGCTAACAATTTTTTGAAGTCCAAGGAAGCTAAAAGCAGTCCAAAATCTCAAGGAAGAAACAGAAAGAAGAACAAAGATATCATACAAGGCAAGGGAGAAAGAAACAGAAATGAGCATGGTGATGCTAATAACCTGAATTCGAGTGAAAAGAATGTTTCTAAGAAAGAGCGCATTGAGAATGGCCAAGAGATTCGAAAGAACCAAGAAAGATTTGTTGGGTCAAATAAGGGTCAAAAGAACCAAAAGAGTGGAGAAAAGCATGGTGTCTTAGTTGACAGAAGCTTGagaaatcaaaaaaacaaaggaaaacttgatgagagagaaaagaatggatgggatgagaagaagaaagaaaagcttgGTGGTATGATCTTTATGTGCAGTGCAAAAACCAAGCCAGATTGTTTCCTCTATCGTGTCATGGGTGTCacaatgaataaaaaggaaCTCATATTGGGTGTGAAACCTGGACTTAAGCTTTTCCTGtatgattttgatctgaaacttATGTATGGTATCTATGAAGCATCCTCTGCTGGTGGAGTAAAATTGGAGCCCAAGGCTTTTGGTGGTTCCTTCCCATTtcag GTGCGGTTTGTTGTTCACAAGGACTGTTTTCCAATCACTGAGAGTGCTTTCAAGAAGGCTATAAAGGACAATTATAATGAGAAGAACAAGTTCAAAACAGAACTTACTGTTCGACAG GTCCTGAAACTCAGTGCACTTTTCCGCCCAGTTATAGGGCCTGTACGCTCGCCACCAATGGTGACTGTTCAGGACAGAGAAGTTTATGCGGGAGCAAGAGACTTGCAGGTCCATTTGGAAAGGGAAGCATTTGCTAGAGGCAATCATGATGCTAGGAGATACTCTATGCTCTCTGATGAAAGGGATGGACATGTTGAATACCAGCAGGCGGGCTCTATGCACAGAGATGAGTTTCCTTGTGATTTATTCATGAGTGAAAAGGAATATAGAACGTATGGCCTTTCAGGAGAGAGAAGAAAGTTGACTCCCTCTCATCATATTCCATCCACTCTAGACCCGTACCAGAGAGACCAGGAAAGAGAGCACCTTCTTAGACAGCCAGACCCTATATACAGAGACACTGTACCTTTGCAAAGAGAAGCTGTTCTGGCTGTTCCTCTCTACTTGAACCAGCCATATAATTCTAGTGGTAGACGTGAATTGCCACCAGCCGTTACTTCGATACCTCTAACTTCTTCTGGCTCTGCTCTTGCTGCTTTGGACCCATACACAAGGGATCCATATTATACTTACCATCATGGTGCTTCATCTGCAGATGCATATGTGCCACCTCCAAGGAGAGATGAACTTTCTTCAGGTTCCTATTATGTTGATGGTCGTAGAGAGACTTACCTATATGAGGCAGATCCCTTGCGTAGGAGGGAAGCTGATCAAGAGGGTAGATTATACTCAACGCATGCTTCTGATGCATTGTCAAATTATAACAAGTTACTCCAGTACCACGGAGCCAAGCCTGAAACTGCACCTCCATCAGTTTCATCTCGGTACTCCTTTGCTGGGCCATCTGTCTACTATCGCTAA
- the LOC118051427 gene encoding uncharacterized protein isoform X1 — MEQEINDTEAELAEASTKLQSTENNNMETENPIEASTKLQSEINNNGDGNLVDALTKGQSSRKRTPKSLRAKSKTIEKPSANNSLKSKKAKSSPKSQGRNRKKNKDIIQGKGERNRNEHGEANNLNSSEKNVSKKERIEKGQEIRKNQERFVGSNKGQKNQKSGEKHGVLVDKSSMNKKNEGKLDEKEKNGQDEKKQEKLGGMIFMCSAKTKPDCFLYRVMGVTMNKKELILGVKPGLKLFLYDFDLKLMYGIYEASSAGGVKLEPKAFGGSFPFQVRFAVHKDCFPITESVFKKAIKDNYNEKNKFKTELTVRQVLKLSALFRPVIGPVRSPPMVTVQDREVYAGARDLQVHLEREAFARGNHDARRYSMLSDERDGHVEYQQAGSMHRDEFPCDLFMSEKEYRTYGLSGERRKLTPSHHIPSTLDPYQRDQEREHLLRQPDPIYRDTVPLQREAVLAVPLYLNQPYNSSGRRELPPAVTSIPLTSSGSALAALDPYTRDPYYTYHHGASSADAYVPPPRRDELSSGSYYVDGRRETYLYEADPLRRREADQEGRLYSTHASDALSNYNKLLQYHGAKPETAPPSVSSRYSFAGPSVYYR, encoded by the exons ATggaacaagagattaatgataCAGAAGCTGAGCTGGCTGAAGCCTCCACAAAATTGCAGTCAACTGAGAATAACAATATGGAAACTGAGAATCCTATTGAAGCATCGACTAAGTTACAATCTGAAATAAACAACAATGGAGATGGAAATCTTGTGGATGCATTAACTAAAGGTCAATCATCCAGAAAAAGAACCCCCAAATCATTGAGGGCCAAATCTAAAACCATAGAGAAACCTTCAGCTAACAATTCTTTGAAGTCCAAGAAAGCTAAAAGCAGTCCAAAATCTCAAGGAAGAAACAGAAAGAAGAATAAAGATATCATACAAGGCAAGGGAGAAAGAAACAGAAATGAGCATGGTGAAGCTAATAACCTGAATTCGAGTGAAAAGAATGTTTCTAAGAAAGAGCGCATTGAGAAAGGCCAAGAGATTCGAAAGAACCAAGAAAGATTTGTTGGGTCAAATAAGGGTCAAAAGAACCAAAAGAGTGGAGAAAAGCATGGTGTCTTGGTTGACAAAAGCtcgatgaataaaaaaaacgaaggaaaacttgatgagaaagaaaagaatggaCAGGATGAGAAGAAGCAAGAAAAGCTTGGTGGTATGATCTTTATGTGCAGTGCAAAAACCAAGCCAGATTGTTTCCTCTATCGTGTCATGGGTGTCacaatgaataaaaaggaaCTCATATTGGGTGTGAAACCTGGACTTAAGCTTTTCCTGtatgattttgatctgaaacttATGTATGGTATCTATGAAGCATCCTCTGCTGGTGGAGTAAAATTGGAGCCCAAGGCTTTTGGTGGTTCCTTCCCATTtcag GTGCGGTTTGCTGTTCACAAGGACTGTTTTCCAATCACTGAGAGTGTTTTCAAGAAGGCTATAAAGGACAATTATAATGAGAAGAACAAGTTCAAAACAGAACTTACTGTTCGACAG GTCCTGAAACTCAGTGCACTTTTCCGCCCAGTTATAGGGCCTGTACGCTCGCCACCAATGGTGACTGTTCAGGACAGAGAAGTTTATGCGGGAGCAAGAGACTTGCAGGTCCATTTGGAAAGGGAAGCATTTGCTAGAGGCAATCATGATGCTAGGAGATACTCTATGCTCTCTGATGAAAGGGATGGACATGTTGAATACCAGCAGGCGGGCTCTATGCACAGAGATGAGTTTCCTTGTGATTTATTCATGAGTGAAAAGGAATATAGAACGTATGGCCTTTCAGGAGAGAGAAGAAAGTTGACTCCCTCTCATCATATTCCATCCACTCTAGACCCGTACCAGAGAGACCAGGAAAGAGAGCACCTTCTTAGACAGCCAGACCCTATATACAGAGACACTGTACCTTTGCAAAGAGAAGCTGTTCTGGCTGTTCCTCTCTACTTGAACCAGCCATATAATTCTAGTGGTAGACGTGAATTGCCACCAGCCGTTACTTCGATACCTCTAACTTCTTCTGGCTCTGCTCTTGCTGCTTTGGACCCATACACAAGGGATCCATATTATACTTACCATCATGGTGCTTCATCTGCAGATGCATATGTGCCACCTCCAAGGAGAGATGAACTTTCTTCAGGTTCCTATTATGTTGATGGTCGTAGAGAGACTTACCTATATGAGGCAGATCCCTTGCGTAGGAGGGAAGCTGATCAAGAGGGTAGATTATACTCAACGCATGCTTCTGATGCATTGTCAAATTATAACAAGTTACTCCAGTACCACGGAGCCAAGCCTGAAACTGCACCTCCATCAGTTTCATCTCGGTACTCCTTTGCTGGGCCATCTGTCTACTATCGCTAA
- the LOC118051476 gene encoding uncharacterized protein has translation METENPIEASTKLQSEMNNNGDGNHRNPSANNSLKSKKAKSSPKSQGRNRKKNKEIIQGKGERNRNEHGEANNLNSSANNVSKKERIEKGQEIRKNQERFVGSNKGQKNQKSGEKHGVLVDKSSRNQKNKGKHDEREENGWDEKKKEKLGGMIFMCSAKTKSDCFLYRVMGVTMNKKELILGVKPGLKLFLYDFDLKLMYGIYEASSAGGVKLEPKAFGGSFPFQVRFAVHKDCFPITESVFKKAIKDNYNEKNKFKTELTVRQVLKLSALFRPVIGPVRSPSMVTVQDREVYAGARDLQVHLEREAFARGNHDARRYSMLSDERDGHVEYQKAGSMHRDEFPCDLFMSEKEYRTYGLSGERRKLTPSHHIPSTLDPYQRDQEREHLLRQPDPIYRDTVPLQREAVLAVPLYLNQPYNSSGRRELPPAITSIPATSSGSALAALDPYTRDPYYTYHHGASSADAYVPPPRRDELSSGSYYVDGRRETYLYEADPLRRREADQEGRLYSTHASDALSNYNKLLQYHGAKPETAPPSVSSRYSFAGPSVYYR, from the exons ATGGAAACTGAGAATCCTATTGAAGCATCGACTAAGTTACAATCTGAAATGAACAACAATGGAGATGGAAATCAC AGAAACCCTTCAGCTAACAATTCTTTGAAGTCCAAGAAAGCTAAAAGCAGTCCAAAATCTCAAGGAAGAAACAGaaagaagaataaagaaatCATACAAGGCAAGGGAGAAAGAAACAGAAATGAGCATGGTGAAGCTAATAACCTGAATTCGAGTGCAAATAATGTTTCTAAGAAAGAGCGCATTGAGAAAGGCCAGGAGATTCGAAAGAACCAAGAAAGGTTTGTTGGGTCAAATAAGGGTCAAAAGAACCAAAAGAGTGGAGAAAAGCATGGTGTCTTGGTTGACAAAAGCTCGAGgaatcaaaaaaacaaaggaaaacatgatgagagagaagagaatggatgggatgagaagaagaaagaaaagcttgGTGGTATGATCTTTATGTGCAGTGCAAAAACCAAGTCAGATTGTTTCCTCTATCGTGTCATGGGTGTCacaatgaataaaaaggaaCTCATATTGGGTGTGAAACCTGGACTTAAGCTTTTCCTGtatgattttgatctgaaacttATGTATGGTATCTATGAAGCATCCTCTGCTGGTGGAGTAAAATTGGAGCCCAAGGCTTTTGGTGGTTCCTTCCCATTtcag GTGCGGTTTGCTGTTCACAAGGACTGTTTTCCAATCACTGAGAGTGTTTTCAAGAAGGCTATAAAGGACAATTATAATGAGAAGAACAAGTTCAAAACAGAACTTACTGTTCGACAG GTCCTGAAACTCAGTGCACTTTTCCGCCCAGTTATAGGGCCTGTACGCTCGCCATCAATGGTGACTGTTCAGGACAGAGAAGTTTATGCGGGAGCAAGAGACTTGCAGGTCCATTTGGAAAGGGAAGCATTTGCTAGAGGCAATCATGATGCTAGGAGATACTCTATGCTCTCTGATGAAAGGGATGGACATGTTGAATACCAGAAGGCGGGCTCTATGCACAGAGATGAGTTTCCTTGTGATTTATTCATGAGTGAAAAGGAATATAGAACGTATGGCCTTTCAGGAGAGAGAAGAAAGTTGACTCCCTCTCATCATATTCCATCCACTCTAGACCCGTACCAGAGAGACCAGGAAAGAGAGCACCTTCTTAGACAGCCAGACCCTATATACAGAGACACTGTACCTTTGCAAAGAGAAGCTGTTCTGGCTGTTCCTCTCTACTTGAACCAGCCATATAATTCTAGTGGTAGACGTGAATTGCCACCAGCCATTACTTCGATACCTGCAACTTCTTCTGGCTCTGCTCTTGCTGCTTTGGACCCATACACAAGGGATCCATATTATACTTACCATCATGGTGCTTCATCTGCAGATGCATATGTGCCACCTCCAAGGAGAGATGAACTTTCTTCAGGTTCCTATTATGTTGATGGTCGTAGAGAGACTTACCTATATGAGGCAGATCCCTTGCGTAGGAGGGAAGCTGATCAAGAGGGTAGATTATACTCAACGCATGCTTCTGATGCATTGTCAAATTATAACAAGTTACTCCAGTACCACGGAGCCAAGCCTGAAACTGCACCTCCATCAGTTTCATCTCGGTACTCCTTTGCTGGGCCATCTGTCTACTATCGCTAA
- the LOC118051423 gene encoding probable disease resistance protein At4g27220, whose protein sequence is MEIVISIVAKVAELLVVPIKRQIGYVIDCNTNIQNLKNEVEKLTDAKTRVIHSIEEAKSKGEEIEVDVENWLGRVDGVIEGGGGVVGDESSTKCFMGLCPDLKIRYRLGKAAKKELTVIVDLQEKGKFDGVSYRAAPSGIGPVKDYEAFESRDSVVNAVVDALKDGAVNMVGVYGMGGLGKTTLVLKVAEQVKEGRLFDKVVLALVSQTPDIRRIQGEIADGLGLKLDAETDKGRASQLCEGLKKMTRVLVILDDIWKELKLEDVGIPHEGCKILMSSRNEYVLSREMGAIKNFPIQFLPPKEAWNFFEKMVGVTVKNPSLQLVAAEVANRCAGLPILLATVARALKNKDLYAWKDALKQLTRFDKDEIDKRVYSCLELSYQNLRGDEIKSLFLLCGQLRSNNILISNLLRYGIGLNLFKGRSTLEETRNRLHTLVDELKASCLLLEGDNDGSVKMHDVVQSFAIDVASRDHHVLVVADELKEWPTNDVLQQCSGISSPYRKIPDLPAILECPNLRSFILLNKDPSLQIPDNFFREMKELKVLGLTEVNLSPLPSSLQFLENLETLCLDHCVLEDISIVGELKKLKVLSLVSSNIVRLPREIGKLTRLLLLDLSNCERLEVISPNVLSSLTRLEDLYMGNSFLKWEAEGPSSERNNACLSELKLLSNLITLDMQITDADHMPKDLFLCFQNLERFRIFIGDGWDWSVKYATPRTLKLKLNTVIQLEEGVNTLLKITEELHLQELNGVKSILNDLDGEGFCQLKHLHVQNCPGVQFIINSMRMGPRTAFLNLDSLFLEKLDNLEKICNGHLIAESLGNLRILKVESCHRLKNLFSVSMARRLVRLEEITIIDCKIMEEVVAEESENDTADGEPIEFTQLRRLTLQRLPQFTSFHSNRRQKLLASDGNELGTSMSLFNTMVLFPNLEDLKLSSIKVEKIWHDQPAVQPPCVKNLASIVVESCSKLNYLLTSSMVESLAQLERLEIRNCESMEEIVVPEGIGEGKMMLFPKLLRLALIGLPKLTRFCTLWNAMSKPDNTKSALFDDKVAFPDLEVFLIGEMDNLKVIWHNELHPDSFCKIKRLEVRGGKNLLNIFPSSMLRRFHNLEYLIIYGCDSVEEIFDLQALINVEQRLAVTASQLRLVLLWNLPQLKHVWNRDPQGILSFHNLCTVDVQECPGLRSLFPASIAQNLPQLEQLQIDTCGVEEIVAKDEGLEEGPEFLFPKVTDLHLVKLPELKRFYPGIHTSEWPRLKTLRVIDCEKIEIFPSEIKCSHEPSREDHMDIEGQQPLLSFRKIFPNLEDLGLESKHASALLKGPQYFFHKLKVLNLYCFGDAHATFPIDLLPRFPNMERLNVEGGTFKELLPSRLVGMEEHATVLSPIRHLELDSLPCLEHLWKSNSQLDQALQTLETLVVQNCGSLIYLAPSRASFQNLTNLYVWGCERLVKLVTSTTAKSLAQLTTMSIKDCGMVTEIVANEEEGIKDEIVFSKLETLVLQSLPSLTSFCSEKHSFDFPSLVEVTVIQCPEMKFFSNGALSTPKLRRVNFKDVEKKNLNTTIQQLSTQTKAQIAESSSS, encoded by the exons ATGGAAATTGTGATTTCTATTGTAGCCAAAGTTGCTGAGCTGTTAGTTGTTCCCATTAAGAGACAGATTGGTTATGTAATTGATTGCAATACCAATATTCAGAacttaaaaaatgaagttgagaAGCTGACAGATGCAAAAACAAGGGTGATTCATTCTATAGAGGAGGCTAAAAGTAAAGGGGAAGAGATTGAAGTTGACGTTGAGAACTGGCTGGGAAGAGTTGACGGGGTCATTGAAGGGGGAGGTGGTGTTGTTGGAGATGAATCAAGTACGAAGTGCTTCATGGGTTTGTGTCCTGATCTAAAGATACGTTATCGGTTGGGTAAAGCAGCGAAGAAGGAGTTGACGGTTATTGTTGATCTCCAGGAAAAAGGGAAATTTGATGGAGTTTCTTACCGTGCTGCTCCATCGGGTATAGGGCCTGTCAAGGACTATGAGGCCTTTGAATCAAGAGATTCTGTAGTAAATGCTGTTGTGGATGCATTGAAGGATGGTGCCGTGAACATGGTTGGGGTATATGGGATGGGTGGTTTGGGGAAGACCACACTTGTGTTGAAGGTTGCTGAACAAGTCAAGGAGGGTAGGCTGTTCGATAAGGTGGTTCTGGCACTTGTGTCACAGACTCCAGACATCAGAAGAATTCAAGGTGAAATAGCAGATGGGCTAGGACTCAAATTGGATGCAGAGACTGATAAAGGAAGGGCAAGTCAACTATGCGAGGGATTGAAGAAAATGACTAGAGTACTTGTAATTCTTGATGATATTTGGAAAGAACTTAAATTGGAGGATGTTGGAATTCCTCACGAAGGATGCAAGATACTCATGTCTTCAAGAAATGAATATGTACTGTCTCGCGAGATGGGTGCAATAAAAAATTTCCCGATTCAATTTTTGCCTCCAAAGGAAGCATGGAATTTTTTCGAAAAGATGGTGGGGGTTACTGTTAAAAATCCTAGTCTACAACTTGTTGCTGCTGAAGTAGCCAATAGATGCGCAGGTTTGCCGATTTTACTTGCTACAGTTGCGAGGGCACTGAAAAACAAAGATTTATATGCTTGGAAGGACGCCTTGAAACAGCTAACAAGGTTtgataaagatgaaattgacaaaCGAGTTTACTCGTGTCTAGAACTGAGTTACCAAAATTTGAGAGGTGATGAAATCAAGTCATTGTTCTTGCTTTGTGGGCAATTAcgatctaataatattttaatctcaAACTTGTTAAGGTATGGTATAGGCTTGAATTTGTTTAAGGGACGTTCCACATTGGAAGAAACAAGAAACAGACTGCATACATTGGTGGATGAGCTTAAAGCCTCTTGTTTGTTGCTAGAAGGTGACAATGATGGAAGCGTGAAAATGCATGATGTTGTTCAAAGTTTTGCCATCGATGTTGCATCAAGGGACCACCATGTGCTTGTTGTGGCAGATGAACTCAAAGAATGGCCAACCAATGATGTGCTTCAACAGTGCAGTGGAATCTCTTCGCCTTACCGGAAAATTCCTGATCTTCCTGCAATATTAGAATGTCCAAATCTCAGGTCGTTTATACTGCTGAACAAGGATCCCTCACTGCAAATACCAGACAACTTTTTCAGAGAAATGAAGGAGCTTAAAGTCTTGGGTCTTACAGAAGTTAATCTTTCACCACTGCCTTCGTCACTTCAATTTCTTGAGAACCTTGAAACGCTGTGTTTGGATCATTGTGTTTTGGAAGATATATCTATAGTTGGAGAGCTAAAGAAGTTGAAAGTTCTCAGCTTAGTTAGTTCTAATATTGTTCGTTTGCCAAGAGAAATAGGAAAATTAACTCGTCTGCTACTTCTAGATTTGAGCAATTGTGAAAGGCTTGAAGTAATATCACCAAATGTCCTTTCTTCCTTGACCCGGTTAGAAGATTTATATATGGGAAACAGCTTTCTGAAATGGGAGGCTGAAGGACCAAGCAGTGAAAGAAACAATGCTTGCCTGTCAGAATTGAAGCTTCTGTCAAACTTAATTACCTTAGACATGCAAATTACAGATGCAGATCATATGCCCAAGGACTTGTTTTTGTGCTTTCAAAACTTGGAAAGGTTCAGAATATTCATTGGAGATGGGTGGGACTGGTCTGTTAAGTATGCAACCCCAAGAACTTTGAAACTGAAGCTCAATACAGTTATTCAGTTGGAGGAGGGGGTGAACACGCTGCTGAAGATCACTGAAGAACTTCATTTGCAAGAACTGAATGGTGTTAAGAGTATCCTCAATGACTTAGACGGGGAAGGTTTCTGTCAGCTGAAGCATCTTCACGTCCAAAATTGTCCTGGAGTTCAATTTATCATCAACTCGATGAGGATGGGTCCTCGAACTGCTTTTCTGAACTTGGACTCACTGTTTCTTGAAAAGTTGGATAACTTGGAGAAGATCTGCAATGGCCACCTTATTGCAGAGTCGCTTGGAAACTTGAGAATTTTGAAGGTAGAAAGTTGTCATAGGTTGAAGAATTTATTTTCAGTCTCCATGGCAAGAAGACTTGTGCGACTTGAAGAAATCACAATAATTGATTGCAAGATCATGGAAGAGGTTGTTGCTGAAGAAAGTGAGAATGATACTGCTGACGGTGAACCGATAGAGTTCACTCAATTACGTAGACTGACACTGCAACGTCTGCCTCAGTTCACAAGCTTTCACTCTAATAGAAGGCAGAAGCTATTAGCAAGTGATGGGAATGAGCTTGGGACTTCCATGTCACTGTTCAATACAATG gTTTTATTCCCCAATTTGGAGGACCTGAAGCTCTCCTCCATCAAAGTGGAAAAGATATGGCACGACCAACCTGCTGTGCAGCCTCCCTGTGTTAAAAACTTAGCAAGCATTGTTGTGGAGAGTTGTAgtaaattaaactatttattgACATCTTCTATGGTCGAAAGTCTTGCTCAACTCGAAAGGCTTGAAATACGGAATTGCGAGTCCATGGAAGAAATAGTTGTTCCAGAAGGAATCGGAGAAGGCAAAATGATGCTATTCCCTAAACTACTCCGCCTAGCGCTCATTGGTCTGCCGAAACTCACAAGATTCTGCACCCTATGGAATGCCATGAGCAAACCTGACAACACAAAATCAGCTCTCTTCGATGACAAG GTTGCATTCCCTGACTTGGAGGTATTTCTAATTGGCGAAATGGATAATTTGAAGGTGATATGGCACAATGAACTCCATCCTGATTCCTTTTGCAAAATAAAGAGACTGGAGGTTAGGGGTGGAAAGAATTTACTGAATATTTTCCCTTCCAGTATGCTGAGAAGATTCCATAATCTAGAGTATCTGATTATATATGGTTGTGATTCAGTAGAAGAGATTTTTGATCTCCAAGCGCTCATAAATGTGGAACAAAGACTTGCTGTTACAGCCTCTCAATTGAGACTTGTGCTTCTATGGAATCTTCCACAGCTGAAGCATGTTTGGAATAGGGATCCACAAGGaattctttccttccataacCTATGTACTGTGGATGTCCAGGAATGTCCTGGTCTAAGAAGTCTCTTCCCTGCCTCTATAGCCCAAAACCTTCCACAACTTGAACAGCTTCAGATAGATACTTGTGGAGTGGAGGAAATTGTTGCAAAGGATGAAGGACTAGAAGAAGGTCCTGAGTTTTTGTTTCCTAAAGTTACCGATCTGCATCTTGTGAAATTACCAGAACTAAAGAGATTCTATCCGGGAATACATACATCAGAATGGCCGAGGTTGAAAACGCTTCGGGTGATTGACTGtgagaaaattgaaatatttcctTCAGAAATAAAGTGCTCTCACGAACCAAGCAGGGAGGACCACATGGACATCGAAGGTCAGCAACCACTTCTCTCATTTAGGAAG ATCTTCCCCAACTTGGAGGATTTAGGTTTGGAAAGCAAGCATGCATCGGCATTATTGAAAGGTCCTCAATACTTCTTTCACAAACTCAAAGTTCTCAATCTGTATTGCTTTGGTGATGCACATGCAACTTTTCCAATTGATCTGCTTCCAAGGTTCCCTAATATGGAAAGACTTAATGTGGAAGGTGGTACGTTCAAAGAGTTGCTCCCGTCTAGACTTGTTGGTATGGAGGAGCATGCAACAGTTCTTTCACCGATACGACACTTAGAGTTGGATTCTCTTCCTTGCCTAGAGCATTTATGGAAGAGCAATTCCCAACTGGACCAAGCTCTGCAGACTCTTGAAACTCTAGTGGTACAGAATTGCGGCAGTTTGATTTATTTAGCTCCATCGCGTGCTTCTTTCCAAAATCTAACAAATTTGTATGTGTGGGGATGCGAAAGATTAGTAAAATTAGTGACATCCACAACAGCAAAAAGTCTGGCGCAACTCACAACAATGAGTATAAAGGACTGCGGTATGGTTACCGAAATAGTAGCAAACGAGGAAGAGGGAATAAAAGATGAGATTGTCTTCAGCAAATTAGAAACATTAGTGCTTCAGAGTTTACCAAGCCTAACTAGCTTTTGCTCAGAAAAACACAGCTTTGATTTCCCATCTCTGGTGGAAGTAACTGTCATACAATGTCCTGAGATGAAGTTTTTCTCCAACGGAGCACTGAGCACTCCCAAGCTGCGGAGAGTTAATTTCAAAGATGTAGAGAAGAAAAATCTCAACACCACAATACAACAGTTGTCTACACAAACG AAAGCTCAAATTGCTGAAAGTTCATCATCGTAA